A single window of Cydia splendana chromosome 13, ilCydSple1.2, whole genome shotgun sequence DNA harbors:
- the LOC134796592 gene encoding vacuolar protein sorting-associated protein 16 homolog produces MNWSMDEGLDNMIISGALYRVPIAVVRDRKQFGRIATTAKPVITIYNCVGNVLSKILWNSGVLVHMGWSDGEQLLCVQESGDVLVYDMFGAYQKTFNMGQEIRDTKVSKAQLFSNRTGSNTNR; encoded by the exons ATGAACTGGTCCATGGATGAGGGCCTAGACAACATGATCATCAGTGGAGCCCTGTACAGAGTGCCTATTGCTGTGGTGCGGGACCGGAAGCAGTTTGGCAGGATTGCAACCACTGCCAAACCTGTCATAACAATTTACAACTGTGTAGGGAATGTTCTATCAAAGATTTTG TGGAACAGCGGAGTCCTGGTCCACATGGGCTGGTCGGACGGGGAGCAGCTGCTGTGTGTGCAGGAGAGCGGAGATGTGCTCGTTTATGACATGTTTGGCGCCTACCAGAAGACATTCAATATGGGGCAAGAAATTAGGGACACTAAG GTCAGCAAAGCACAGCTGTTCTCAAATAGGACTGGCTCTAACACCAACCGCTGA